The genomic DNA TTCGATGACCTGTGTGCGGATTTCAACCTGCCGTCCATGTTCTGCCGCATGGCGGGAGACCTTACCCTACAGGACGAAGGGAATGCTTTGGTGGTTCGTTTGGAGCTGGGCAACATGGCGCCGGACGATGTGCACGTGGGGGTGACGGAGCGCCTGCTTTCCATAGTCGCCGAGACCCGGGAATCCGGCCCGGGCCATGCCAGTTCCCATAGCTTCCGCAAGGAATTGCGTCTTCCCTGTCGTATTGATCCCGAGGCGGCCCGGGCGGAGTTCGCCGAAGGCGTTCTGGTGGTCAGGCTGCCCAAGCGCGCGGCCCCATTCGGATCGAGCGTTGCCATTTCCAGGAAATAACCTACGGAGTCGGATAAATGGTCAAGAAAAGCAAGATATTCGAAGTGCCCGTCGACAAGCTTAAGTGGACGCCCGATCCCAAGCGGCTGTCCATCACATCCACGAACGACCTGGAGCCCCAAAAGGACATCATCGGCCAGAAGCGCGGCGTGGAGGCCTTTCGTTTCGGTCTGGGCATGGTCAAGAAAGGCTATAATATTTTCGTCACGGGTCAGCCGGGAACCGGCCGTCTCTCCACCGTGCGCAAACTGCTCGGCGAAATGGGCAATGGGCAGGCGACCCCGAGCGATCTTTGCTACGTCAATAATTTCAAGCATCCCGAGGCGCCCATTATGCTCCGGTTCGAACCGGGGCAGGGTGACCGCTTCAAGAAGGACATGCAGAAGTTCTTGGACGATATCAAGCGCGAAGCCCCGCAGCTCTTTGAGAGCGAGGAATATATCGCCCGCAAGAACGAGATCGCCGAGGCCCATGAAAAAAAGGTCATGAGTTTCTACAAGGCCATCGAGGACCAGGTGAAAGACACCGGCCTGGTGGTGGTGCGTATGCAGATGGGGCCTATCCAGCGGCCCGACGTGGTTCCGCTGGTGGATGGCGAGCCCAAGCGCATGATCGAGCTGGAGGAGCTGGTCGACAATGGCCGCTTCCCGCGTGCCGAGTTTGAGAAGTTGCGCGACAAGCGGTTGGAGCTCAAGGAGGAGATCGACCATATCGTCCAGGAGCTGAAGGGGCTCCAGAAGGCGGTCGGAGAGAAGCACCGCGAGGTGGACCGGCTCATGTTCCTGACTCTGGCCCAGGAGTTTCTCAAGCCTGTGCGGGAGGCATACC from Pseudodesulfovibrio thermohalotolerans includes the following:
- a CDS encoding Hsp20/alpha crystallin family protein translates to MADLKRWSRNEISRIRSDMDRLFDDLCADFNLPSMFCRMAGDLTLQDEGNALVVRLELGNMAPDDVHVGVTERLLSIVAETRESGPGHASSHSFRKELRLPCRIDPEAARAEFAEGVLVVRLPKRAAPFGSSVAISRK